A genomic stretch from Sphingomonas sp. HDW15A includes:
- a CDS encoding outer membrane beta-barrel protein, whose product MRRLLLGAAAVSAIMAAPAYARDGAGYVGIEGGIMWPKDNDGNIGVSYDETFSFSSTAATSDGAPYPLAADTFDEDAFGIEYDSGFDIDMVAGYDFGFIRAEVEIGYKRAEGNSEISQSLLDDINENILRDLPDIRGATRPIITQDDFDDDGRLDDTVKVYSAMFNLLGDFNVTEDIALYGGGGFGRARVKGFSDDDSAWAWQLIAGARFAVTDWLDLGVKYRYFQTGHVSLQDTVITYAGSQRPVTSTELCPSTALPSRTCNRQVIDATVASEMTDKFSSHSLLASLIFNFGGEAPPPRRRRRLRPAAAPAAACHADVPGRLGDPGD is encoded by the coding sequence ATGCGTAGGTTACTCCTGGGGGCAGCTGCAGTCTCCGCAATTATGGCCGCTCCGGCCTATGCCCGCGACGGCGCCGGTTATGTCGGCATCGAAGGCGGCATCATGTGGCCGAAGGATAACGACGGCAACATCGGCGTTTCTTACGACGAGACGTTCAGCTTCAGCAGCACCGCTGCGACGTCGGATGGCGCGCCCTATCCGCTCGCCGCTGATACGTTCGACGAAGACGCCTTTGGAATCGAATACGACTCCGGCTTCGACATCGACATGGTTGCCGGTTACGATTTCGGCTTTATCCGCGCCGAAGTTGAAATCGGCTACAAGCGCGCCGAGGGCAATTCGGAAATCTCGCAGAGCCTTCTCGACGACATCAACGAGAACATTCTTCGCGACCTTCCCGATATTCGCGGGGCCACGCGTCCGATCATCACCCAGGACGACTTTGACGACGACGGTCGCCTTGACGACACCGTCAAGGTTTATTCGGCGATGTTCAACCTCCTCGGCGATTTCAATGTAACTGAAGATATCGCGCTTTACGGTGGTGGCGGTTTCGGCCGCGCTCGCGTCAAGGGCTTTAGCGACGACGATAGCGCGTGGGCATGGCAGCTCATCGCCGGCGCCCGTTTCGCCGTTACCGACTGGCTCGATCTCGGTGTCAAGTATCGGTACTTCCAGACCGGCCACGTCAGCCTGCAGGACACGGTGATCACTTATGCCGGTTCGCAGCGTCCGGTCACTTCGACCGAGCTCTGCCCGTCGACCGCTCTTCCTTCGCGCACCTGCAACCGCCAGGTGATCGACGCGACGGTTGCATCGGAAATGACGGACAAGTTCAGCTCGCATAGCTTGTTGGCGAGCCTGATCTTCAACTTTGGTGGTGAGGCTCCTCCGCCCCGCCGCCGCCGCCGCCTCCGCCCCGCCGCCGCCCCCGCCGCCGCCTGCCACGCAGACGTGCCCGGACGGCTCGGTGATCCTGGCGACTGA
- a CDS encoding replicative DNA helicase, which translates to MAEIIRIAGAPDNNAEPQSLPRNIEAEAALLGALMIDNRLVEDVQLKLRSEHFFEPLHGRIYDAILRMTDKNMIANPVTLKPMFDADETMKEVGGAAYLAQLTGSGAAIIGARDFAQQIYDLALLRSLVGVGRDMVEGALDTSEDVAPLEQIERAETELYRVAEQGGGEGKAKSFGEATRLAVEMAQKALNSGGHLSGVTTGLDSLNGKIGGMHKSDLMILAGRPGMGKTSLATNIAFAAAQRFVRDQEDGIDPAKSVGAPTAFFSLEMSADQLATRILAEQSGISSENLRMGKISQQEFRSLARAAAELENLPLYIDDTPGLTIAALRTRARRLKRQKGVGFVVVDYLQLLQGTGRGSAGDNRVQEISEISRGLKQLAKELDCPVLALSQLSRAVEQREDKRPQLSDLRESGSIEQDADMVWFVFRGDYYLAAKQPADDHPDFAAWQEEMQRIYGLAEVIVAKQRHGATGKIRLKFDSRITKFSDLAEEAYLPEHR; encoded by the coding sequence ATGGCCGAAATCATTCGAATCGCCGGAGCGCCGGACAACAACGCTGAGCCGCAATCTCTGCCGCGCAACATCGAGGCCGAAGCGGCGCTTCTCGGTGCGTTGATGATCGACAACCGGCTGGTCGAGGATGTCCAGCTAAAGCTTCGCTCCGAGCATTTCTTCGAGCCGCTCCATGGCCGGATCTACGATGCGATCCTGCGCATGACCGACAAGAACATGATCGCGAACCCGGTGACCTTGAAGCCGATGTTCGATGCCGACGAGACGATGAAGGAAGTCGGCGGTGCGGCCTATCTCGCGCAATTGACCGGCTCAGGCGCCGCAATCATCGGCGCCCGTGACTTCGCACAGCAGATTTACGACCTGGCCCTGCTTCGTTCGCTTGTGGGCGTCGGCCGCGACATGGTTGAGGGGGCTCTTGATACGTCGGAGGACGTCGCGCCGCTCGAGCAGATCGAACGCGCCGAGACCGAATTGTATCGGGTCGCTGAACAGGGCGGCGGTGAAGGCAAGGCTAAGAGCTTCGGCGAAGCGACCCGGCTCGCGGTCGAAATGGCCCAAAAGGCGCTCAACAGCGGCGGCCACCTATCCGGGGTCACCACTGGTCTCGACTCGCTCAACGGCAAGATCGGCGGGATGCATAAGAGCGATCTGATGATCCTCGCCGGCCGTCCTGGTATGGGCAAGACATCGCTCGCCACCAACATCGCGTTCGCGGCGGCCCAGCGTTTCGTCCGCGACCAGGAAGACGGCATCGACCCCGCAAAATCGGTCGGCGCCCCGACGGCCTTCTTCAGCCTGGAAATGTCGGCCGACCAGCTGGCGACGCGTATCCTGGCCGAGCAGTCGGGGATCAGTTCCGAAAATCTGCGCATGGGGAAGATCAGCCAGCAGGAGTTTCGTTCGCTGGCCCGTGCCGCAGCGGAGCTGGAGAACCTGCCGCTTTACATCGACGACACCCCCGGCCTGACGATCGCAGCGCTGCGAACGCGTGCCCGGCGACTGAAGCGGCAGAAGGGCGTCGGCTTCGTTGTCGTCGATTACCTCCAGCTGCTGCAGGGCACCGGAAGGGGCAGCGCTGGCGACAACCGGGTCCAGGAAATTTCGGAAATCAGCCGCGGCCTCAAGCAGCTCGCCAAGGAGCTGGATTGCCCCGTGCTCGCTTTGTCCCAGCTAAGCCGCGCGGTCGAGCAGCGCGAAGACAAACGCCCCCAGCTTTCCGACCTTCGCGAGTCCGGCTCGATCGAACAGGACGCCGACATGGTCTGGTTTGTCTTCCGCGGCGACTATTATCTGGCGGCCAAGCAGCCGGCCGACGATCACCCGGATTTCGCCGCCTGGCAGGAGGAGATGCAGCGCATCTACGGGCTTGCCGAAGTTATTGTGGCCAAGCAGCGTCACGGCGCGACGGGCAAGATCCGGCTCAAGTTCGACAGCCGCATCACCAAGTTCAGCGATCTTGCGGAAGAGGCCTACTTGCCCGAACACCGATAG